Sequence from the Gemmatimonadota bacterium genome:
AAATCATGTCCTGTTGGTGCCTGGAATACACTGAGGTCAAATTCGGGTACTACGGATAGGATGTGGTCGAAAATATCCGCCTGAATCGCTTCGTAGTTCGCCCATACCGTATCGCTACAGAAGACGTAAATTTCTATTGGCAAGCCGTGTTCCTGTGGCGGCAGTTGTCGCACCAAAAATGTCATCTCCAGGTTGACTTTTGGATGATTTTTCAAATACGCGACGATGTATGCCCGAAACGTACCTACGTTGGTCATGCGCCGCCCATTTACCAGACTCGACTCATCTATCTCTTGCGTCTGGTTGAATTTTGCCAACTCGTCTTTCTTGTGTTCGATATAGGCAGCGATATATTTGATTTTTGAAAATCGCGCCAACATCTCTTCGTCACAAAATTTGATTGTTTGAATATCGATTAAAATTGACCGCTTGATCCGACGGCCACCCGATTCCTGCATGCCGCGCCAGTTCTTAAATGATTCGCTGATCAATGAATACGCGGGGATTGAGGTAATCGTTTTGTCCCAATTTTGTACCTTTATGGTGGTCAATGCCACTTCGATCACATCCCCATCTGCGCCGTATTTTGGCATTTCAATCCAATCGCCCACGGCGACCATTTTATTCGCACTCAGTTGTATGCCCGCGACCAGTCCCAGGATGGCATCTTTAAATACCAGCAAAA
This genomic interval carries:
- a CDS encoding mechanosensitive ion channel translates to MLEFFYNWLLSLGVEPDMAQNWTAPLLVGLCILALSVIADFIVKRIALRTLKYVIEKTTTPWDDAFVEHRVLDRLAHLAPAVVIYLLADLPFAGMTEADRDYCVAIVRDAVQIFVVLISIWSIAAFLNAVLSVYQTFEISREVPGRGFVQVLKILTYFVGGILVLSILLDRNPVYFLSGLGALMAVLLLVFKDAILGLVAGIQLSANKMVAVGDWIEMPKYGADGDVIEVALTTIKVQNWDKTITSIPAYSLISESFKNWRGMQESGGRRIKRSILIDIQTIKFCDEEMLARFSKIKYIAAYIEHKKDELAKFNQTQEIDESSLVNGRRMTNVGTFRAYIVAYLKNHPKVNLEMTFLVRQLPPQEHGLPIEIYVFCSDTVWANYEAIQADIFDHILSVVPEFDLSVFQAPTGHDFKHLSKRFIPPPGRRG